The following are encoded in a window of Etheostoma cragini isolate CJK2018 chromosome 7, CSU_Ecrag_1.0, whole genome shotgun sequence genomic DNA:
- the zgc:194242 gene encoding uncharacterized methyltransferase YdaC, producing MKLAELIVKEFGHPTRSVAGWLISKLLTVCNRVLEENTVQLCGIRPEDTVLELGHGPGHGLQSAAKLLTEPTGHLIGVDYSAYMHQMASDRMKDFVANGKVTLYHCDVEAMPLADSMVDKVFHCNCYYFWSDLMKGATEIHRVMKPGGLMVTTLRLSNWPQEPYMTALRDSGFTDVRMEDKQHKNITFQAIYATASK from the exons A TGAAGTTGGCTGAACTAATAGTGAAAGAATTTGGCCATCCGACACGATCAGTGGCAGGGTGGCTGATCAGTAAGTTGCTCACAGTGTGCAACCGCGTTCTTGAGGAGAACACGGTCCAGCTGTGTGGGATCCGACCTGAGGACACAGTGCTGGAGCTGGGTCACGGCCCGGGTCATGGTCTGCAGTCAGCAGCCAAACTGCTCACCGAGCCCACGGGCCACCTTATAGGTGTGGATTACTCTGCATACATGCATCAG atGGCGAGTGATCGAATGAAGGATTTTGTGGCCAATGGGAAAGTGACCCTATACCACTGTGATGTAGAAGCAATGCCTCTGGCGGACAGCATGGTGGATAAAGTCTTTCATTGTAACTGCTACTACTTCTGGTCTGACCTTATGAAGGGAGCCACAGAGATACACCGGGTAATGAAACCAG GAGGCTTGATGGTGACCACACTGAGGCTGTCAAACTGGCCCCAAGAGCCCTACATGACAGCTCTGAGAGACTCTGGCTTTACTGATGTCAGAATGGAAGacaaacagcacaaaaacattacttttcaGGCTATATATGCCACTGCCTCAAAATGA
- the ube2t gene encoding ubiquitin-conjugating enzyme E2 T, producing MQRASRLKRELQMLSTEPPPGITCWQTEERVDDLQAQIVGGTGTPYEGGLFSLEIKVPERYPFEPPKMRFLTPVYHPNIDNSGRICHDALKLPPKGAWRPSLNISTVLTSIQLLMAEPNPDDPLMADISSEFKYNKQLFKEKARKWTQEHAVQKNTGVVETNKENTPDQKASCRKREAQQEAEEPAKKTCV from the exons ATGCAGAGGGCTTCCCGTTTGAAGCGTGAACTTCAGATGCTGAGCACCGAGCCACCTCCGGGAATAACGTGCTGGCAGACCGAGGAACGGGTAGACGACCTGCAGGCAC AGATAGTGGGTGGAACAGGGACCCCATATGAAGGTGGACTCTTCTCCTTAGAGATCAAGGTCCCCGAGAG GTACCCATTTGAGCCTCCCAAAATGCGATTCTTGACCCCCGTCTACCACCCAAACATTGACAATTCGGGACGTATCTGCCATGATGCCCTCAAACTCCCGCCAAAG ggTGCCTGGAGGCCATCCCTAAATATCTCTACAGTCCTCACCTCCATTCAGCTGCTCATGGCTGAGCCCAATCCAGATGACCCACTCATGGCCGATATA TCATCAGAGTTCAAATACAACAAACAGCTGTTCAAGGAGAAGGCCAGGAAGTGGACACAAGAACACGCTGTTCAGAAGAACACG GGAGTCGTGGAGACCAACAAAGAAAATACTCCGGATCAGAAAGCTTCATGTCGCAAAAGAGAGGCACAGCAGGAGGCAGAGGAACCAGCaaaaaaaacctgtgtgtaG